The Sphaerospermopsis torques-reginae ITEP-024 genome has a window encoding:
- a CDS encoding class I SAM-dependent methyltransferase, whose product MKELEQLKNLYPQDLELRQNWYSPVAAAYNKVRPRYPKEIINRAIEIAKLTPESKILELGCGPGNATVSFAKLGFSMVCLDPSQAACQFARKNCAAYPNVEIQQTTFEEWKLTPNKFNAVLAATSFHWMNPETAYEKAAAALRDDGALILLWNMTPQPDYEVYQNLHEIYKIYAPYSARYEDVTDQEKIVKSFGGKAIDSGKFTNLVSGHIICEVTYSVDDYLLLLGTLSPYLKLEAGIREGLFTGLKQKIDQLYGGRINISYISAFQVMKKV is encoded by the coding sequence ATGAAAGAATTAGAACAACTCAAAAATTTATATCCCCAAGACTTAGAACTGAGACAAAACTGGTATTCTCCTGTAGCAGCAGCTTATAACAAAGTCAGACCACGTTATCCCAAAGAAATAATTAACCGAGCTATAGAAATAGCTAAACTAACTCCTGAAAGCAAGATTTTAGAACTAGGATGTGGTCCTGGAAATGCAACTGTATCTTTTGCGAAATTAGGATTTTCAATGGTTTGTTTAGATCCCAGTCAAGCAGCTTGTCAGTTTGCTAGAAAAAACTGTGCAGCATATCCCAATGTAGAAATTCAACAAACGACATTTGAAGAATGGAAATTAACACCAAATAAATTTAATGCTGTGTTAGCAGCAACTTCTTTTCATTGGATGAACCCAGAAACAGCTTATGAAAAAGCCGCTGCTGCTTTAAGAGATGATGGGGCTTTAATTTTGTTGTGGAACATGACACCCCAACCTGATTATGAAGTATACCAAAATTTGCATGAAATTTATAAAATTTATGCTCCATACTCAGCCAGATATGAAGATGTAACAGATCAAGAAAAAATAGTTAAATCCTTTGGAGGAAAAGCCATTGATTCAGGAAAATTCACAAACTTAGTTTCTGGTCATATAATCTGTGAAGTAACTTATAGTGTTGACGATTATTTATTATTGTTAGGTACGCTTTCACCTTATTTAAAATTAGAAGCTGGAATCAGAGAAGGTTTATTTACGGGGTTAAAACAAAAGATTGATCAGCTTTATGGAGGAAGGATTAATATTTCTTATATTTCAGCTTTTCAGGTCATGAAGAAAGTTTAG
- the folP gene encoding dihydropteroate synthase, with product MLNQLIIRERCFTWGQQTYLMGILNVTPDSFSDGGLFNTTSAALAQAQTMVDAGAEIIDIGGQSTRPGAEQITLTEELDRVLSVLQVIRPKITIPISVDTTRAEVAQAAVEAGADIVNDISGGTYDPEMLPTVAKLDVPIMLMHIRGTPQTMQQHTDYQDLMGEIYSFLSQQIKAAITAGIQQEKIIIDPGIGFAKNYDQNLEIIRSLPTFKTLKCPILVGASRKSFIGKILNQPEPKARVWGTAAACCAAIFNGADILRVHDVAEMRDVSLVADAIYRKVTGDR from the coding sequence ATGTTGAATCAATTAATTATTAGAGAACGTTGCTTTACTTGGGGACAACAGACCTATTTAATGGGAATTTTAAATGTCACCCCAGACAGTTTTAGTGATGGTGGTCTATTTAATACAACTTCAGCCGCTTTAGCTCAAGCGCAAACAATGGTAGACGCTGGTGCTGAAATTATTGATATCGGTGGTCAATCAACCAGACCAGGAGCAGAACAAATCACCCTCACAGAAGAACTTGATCGGGTGCTGTCGGTTTTGCAAGTCATTAGACCAAAAATTACTATTCCCATTTCTGTAGACACAACTAGAGCAGAAGTAGCTCAAGCTGCTGTAGAAGCTGGGGCAGATATTGTTAATGATATTTCTGGTGGTACTTATGATCCAGAAATGTTGCCAACAGTAGCCAAATTAGATGTACCAATCATGTTAATGCACATTCGGGGAACTCCCCAAACAATGCAACAACATACAGATTATCAAGATTTGATGGGGGAAATTTATAGTTTTTTATCCCAACAAATAAAAGCCGCAATTACAGCGGGTATTCAACAGGAAAAAATTATTATTGATCCAGGTATTGGTTTTGCGAAAAATTATGATCAGAATTTAGAAATTATTCGCAGTTTGCCAACATTCAAAACCCTAAAGTGTCCCATCTTAGTGGGAGCATCCCGCAAAAGTTTTATTGGCAAAATTTTAAATCAACCAGAACCAAAAGCCAGAGTTTGGGGAACAGCAGCAGCCTGTTGTGCTGCCATTTTTAATGGTGCTGATATCCTCCGAGTTCATGATGTTGCCGAAATGCGTGATGTCTCCCTAGTTGCTGATGCTATCTATAGGAAGGTGACAGGTGACAGGTGA
- a CDS encoding LmeA family phospholipid-binding protein, translated as MTDKNPPSANSKKIRLITQALTTAIKLWLKTQLTQVSQIEVEIGASDRQLLSGCIPVVSIFATNAVYQGIHVTRIQLSAENIQINIGSIVRGKPLKLLEIVPVVGELVVDEGDLNKSLSSELLSTGLNDVLFKLLPESWEKYKPICWQKITLDNQHLILYGLVATDREPISLEISLGLELLNSQELQLTQIKILYNQEPILENHSGYNLDLGSDVDLQELTLESSQILCRGRINVNP; from the coding sequence ATGACAGATAAAAACCCCCCATCCGCCAATAGTAAGAAAATAAGATTAATTACTCAAGCCCTGACCACAGCAATTAAGCTATGGCTAAAAACACAATTAACTCAAGTATCGCAGATTGAGGTAGAGATTGGAGCAAGCGATCGCCAACTCCTTTCTGGCTGTATTCCTGTGGTATCTATTTTTGCTACTAATGCAGTTTATCAGGGTATCCATGTTACACGCATTCAACTTTCAGCCGAAAATATACAGATAAACATTGGTTCTATAGTCAGGGGTAAACCCCTTAAATTATTGGAAATAGTTCCCGTAGTTGGTGAACTGGTGGTAGATGAAGGGGATCTGAATAAATCTCTTTCATCGGAATTATTGTCAACTGGCTTAAATGATGTACTGTTTAAACTATTACCAGAATCATGGGAAAAATACAAGCCTATTTGTTGGCAGAAAATTACACTTGACAATCAGCATTTAATACTGTACGGACTGGTAGCAACTGACAGAGAACCTATATCTTTAGAAATTTCTTTAGGTCTAGAACTGCTGAACAGTCAAGAACTACAATTAACACAGATTAAAATTCTGTATAATCAAGAACCGATATTAGAAAATCATTCTGGATACAATTTAGACCTTGGCTCAGATGTTGACCTGCAAGAATTAACTTTAGAATCTAGCCAAATCTTATGTCGTGGACGCATCAACGTCAACCCATAA
- a CDS encoding serine/threonine protein kinase, translated as MNREILGDRYEVQQQLGKKSARRTFLARDTINNNLVIVKLLAFNSDFEWDDLKLFEREAETLQSLSHPSIPRYLDYFEVKESNYQGFALVQTYIPAKTLKQYLQTGRKFAENEVQEIAKAVLEILVYFHELHPPVIHRDIKPSNILLGERSGNSVGKVYLVDFGSVQTVLASETGTRTIVGSYGYMPQEQFGGRTVPASDLYSLGATLIYLITGTQPADLPQKNFRIQFEQVANLSPGLTNWLKKMIEPDLAKRFTSAKTALQALETPEKTDITNSTIAKPAGSQIRLIEDEEYLETTLPAEGLTLNSLLGIPFMIFWNSMTWLFIVGAFNTFISNPFDWGTIRNAIFLAFLLSPFLVTGLTMIYGILSSFFECKISINQQQISHSLYLWGMKIKHTSAPRENINQLVYIPQHLTKDSECGESVVKAKFVIWIGVEKLEIKVGDYIIKSEYELKWLADELSNWLGIELEITKNSS; from the coding sequence ATGAATAGGGAAATATTGGGCGATCGCTACGAAGTTCAACAGCAGTTAGGTAAAAAGTCAGCCCGAAGGACTTTTTTAGCCCGTGACACCATAAATAATAACTTAGTAATTGTCAAGTTACTTGCTTTTAATAGTGACTTTGAATGGGATGATTTGAAACTGTTTGAACGGGAGGCGGAAACCTTACAATCTTTATCTCATCCCTCTATACCCCGCTATCTTGACTATTTTGAAGTAAAAGAATCCAATTATCAAGGATTTGCCCTGGTACAAACTTACATCCCAGCGAAAACCCTAAAACAATACTTACAAACTGGGAGAAAATTTGCAGAAAATGAAGTTCAAGAGATAGCTAAAGCAGTTTTAGAGATATTGGTTTATTTTCATGAGTTACACCCACCTGTGATCCACCGTGATATTAAGCCTAGCAATATTTTATTAGGAGAGCGATCGGGGAATAGTGTGGGAAAAGTTTATTTAGTAGATTTTGGTTCTGTGCAAACTGTTTTAGCCTCAGAAACAGGTACTAGAACCATTGTAGGAAGCTATGGTTATATGCCACAAGAACAATTTGGGGGGCGTACAGTTCCCGCTTCTGACCTTTATAGCTTAGGTGCAACTTTAATTTATTTAATCACAGGTACTCAACCGGCAGATTTACCACAAAAGAATTTTCGCATTCAATTTGAACAAGTGGCAAATCTGAGTCCGGGCTTAACTAACTGGTTAAAAAAGATGATAGAACCAGATTTAGCAAAGCGGTTTACATCTGCAAAAACAGCACTACAAGCTTTAGAAACACCGGAAAAAACTGATATTACAAATTCAACAATTGCTAAACCAGCAGGTAGTCAAATTCGACTAATTGAAGATGAGGAATATTTAGAAACTACCCTTCCTGCTGAGGGATTAACTTTGAATAGTTTATTGGGAATTCCATTTATGATCTTTTGGAATTCCATGACTTGGTTGTTTATCGTTGGCGCGTTTAATACCTTTATTTCTAATCCTTTTGATTGGGGAACAATCAGAAATGCTATATTCTTAGCGTTCCTTCTATCACCTTTTCTTGTCACTGGTTTAACTATGATATATGGTATATTAAGTTCATTTTTTGAATGTAAAATTAGCATAAATCAGCAACAAATATCCCATAGTCTTTATCTTTGGGGTATGAAAATTAAACATACTTCTGCACCGAGAGAAAACATTAATCAATTAGTTTATATACCCCAACATTTGACAAAAGATAGTGAGTGTGGTGAGTCTGTAGTCAAAGCAAAGTTTGTAATTTGGATAGGGGTAGAAAAATTGGAAATAAAAGTTGGTGACTATATCATCAAGTCTGAATATGAATTAAAATGGTTAGCTGATGAGTTAAGTAATTGGTTAGGGATAGAACTTGAAATAACCAAAAACTCAAGTTAA
- the malQ gene encoding 4-alpha-glucanotransferase, giving the protein MPFPRSSGILLHPTCFPSRFGIGDLGDKAYHFIDFLKDSYQQYWQVLPLGPTGYGNSPYMCYSAMAGNHLLISPDKLVNEGLLSEEDFANLPEFPADKVDFERVIPIKTNLLKKACENFKHHATAIQRKAFHTFCNTRGYWLNNYALFMALKDAHNGASWYTWELELAKREPTALARMEHELTQEIFYYKFIQYEFFRQWSELKNYANQNGVDIIGDIPIYVAHDSADVWANPEFFAVDEETGAAALMAGVPPDYFSATGQLWGNPVYNWEELQKQDFKWWVERFEAMLDYVDIIRIDHFRGFEAYWAVPQGEETAINGEWIKAPGGEFFAVIKQKLGKLPILAEDLGIITEEVEALRDRFEFPGMKVLQFAFGSDPGNPFLPFNYPRNAVVYTGTHDNDTSLGWFNTTNDYEKQNLLLYLGNISPDGINWDLIRLALSSVANQAIIPLQDVLGLGTQARMNYPSTAEGNWEWRYQQEVLTKELSDRLKILTNLYGRAPISS; this is encoded by the coding sequence ATGCCTTTTCCTAGATCAAGCGGAATTTTACTGCATCCAACTTGTTTCCCCAGTCGTTTCGGGATTGGGGATTTAGGTGATAAAGCTTATCATTTTATTGATTTTCTCAAAGATAGCTACCAGCAATATTGGCAAGTTTTACCTTTAGGACCTACTGGTTATGGTAATTCTCCTTATATGTGCTACTCAGCAATGGCGGGAAATCACTTACTGATTAGTCCAGATAAGCTGGTAAATGAAGGTTTGTTATCTGAAGAAGATTTTGCTAATTTACCAGAATTTCCCGCTGATAAGGTGGATTTTGAGCGAGTTATTCCCATTAAAACCAATCTGCTCAAAAAAGCTTGCGAAAATTTTAAACATCACGCCACCGCTATTCAAAGAAAAGCTTTTCACACTTTTTGCAACACCAGAGGCTATTGGCTGAATAATTACGCTTTATTCATGGCGCTCAAAGATGCCCACAATGGAGCAAGTTGGTACACTTGGGAACTAGAACTGGCAAAAAGAGAACCCACAGCATTAGCTCGGATGGAACACGAGTTAACACAAGAAATATTTTATTACAAGTTCATTCAGTATGAGTTTTTCCGTCAATGGTCAGAACTCAAGAACTATGCTAATCAAAATGGTGTAGATATTATTGGTGATATCCCCATTTACGTCGCTCATGATAGTGCTGATGTATGGGCAAATCCTGAGTTTTTTGCTGTGGATGAAGAAACAGGTGCGGCGGCTTTAATGGCAGGAGTTCCACCAGATTATTTTAGTGCCACCGGTCAATTATGGGGCAACCCGGTTTACAACTGGGAAGAGTTGCAAAAGCAGGACTTTAAATGGTGGGTGGAACGTTTTGAGGCTATGCTGGATTATGTTGATATCATTCGGATTGACCATTTCCGAGGGTTTGAGGCTTATTGGGCTGTACCCCAAGGAGAAGAAACCGCTATCAATGGAGAATGGATCAAAGCACCAGGGGGAGAATTTTTTGCAGTTATTAAACAAAAACTGGGAAAATTACCCATATTAGCCGAAGATTTGGGGATTATTACAGAAGAGGTGGAAGCACTACGAGATCGCTTTGAGTTTCCGGGGATGAAGGTATTACAATTTGCCTTTGGTTCAGATCCTGGTAATCCGTTTTTACCTTTTAACTATCCCCGTAATGCTGTAGTTTACACTGGCACTCACGACAATGACACAAGTCTAGGCTGGTTTAATACTACGAATGATTACGAAAAGCAAAATTTATTGTTATATTTGGGAAATATCAGCCCTGATGGTATAAACTGGGATTTAATTCGTCTAGCTTTGAGTTCCGTCGCTAATCAAGCGATTATTCCTTTACAAGATGTTTTGGGATTGGGAACTCAAGCCAGAATGAATTATCCCAGTACGGCTGAGGGTAATTGGGAATGGCGTTATCAGCAAGAGGTTTTGACCAAGGAATTAAGCGATCGCTTGAAAATTCTCACCAATCTTTATGGACGCGCTCCCATAAGTTCATGA
- a CDS encoding NUDIX domain-containing protein: MTYRNPAPTVDIIIELIDRPHRPIILIERHNEPLGWAIPGGFVDYGEPVEVAARREAEEEIGLKIELIEQFLVYSDPSRDSRQHTISIVFLATATGEPVAGDDAKGVGVFEPWCLPINLCFDHDRILRDYFRYRNYGIRPRLGFGK; this comes from the coding sequence ATGACTTACAGAAATCCTGCTCCTACCGTTGATATTATTATTGAATTAATTGATCGACCTCATCGCCCGATCATTCTGATTGAAAGACATAATGAACCTTTAGGATGGGCTATTCCCGGAGGGTTTGTAGATTATGGTGAACCTGTGGAAGTGGCAGCACGCAGGGAAGCTGAGGAAGAAATAGGTTTAAAAATAGAGTTAATTGAGCAGTTTTTGGTTTATTCTGATCCTAGTCGTGATTCTCGTCAACATACAATTAGTATTGTATTTTTGGCAACTGCGACGGGTGAACCTGTAGCGGGTGATGATGCTAAGGGTGTAGGTGTTTTTGAGCCTTGGTGTCTACCGATTAACTTATGTTTTGACCATGACCGGATTTTGCGGGATTATTTCCGGTATCGTAATTATGGGATTCGTCCACGGTTGGGATTTGGGAAATGA
- a CDS encoding pseudouridine synthase produces the protein MEARVQKIISQWGIASRREAEEMIKQSRVKINGIVAHLGQKVDPQRDTICIDGKPVSHSDRPALIYLLLNKPAGVVSTCDDPHGRTTVLDLLPENLHKGTGIHPVGRLDADSTGALILTNDGDLTFALTHPSHNISKTYHVVVKGHPPEAVLKMWREGVVLEGRKTRPAKVRLIERLANQSKLEIILQEGRNRQIRRVAEQLGYPVIQLHRTAIGSIQLQIPKAGFIGAGDYRHLTPEEIIFLKNQFNNGQLTMNN, from the coding sequence ATGGAGGCGCGGGTACAAAAAATTATTTCTCAATGGGGTATAGCCTCACGTCGTGAAGCTGAGGAGATGATTAAGCAATCACGAGTGAAGATAAATGGGATTGTGGCACATTTAGGTCAAAAAGTCGATCCCCAACGAGACACTATTTGCATTGATGGTAAACCTGTTTCTCACAGCGATCGCCCAGCTTTAATCTATTTGTTACTCAACAAACCCGCTGGAGTGGTTTCCACTTGTGATGATCCCCACGGCAGAACTACGGTTTTGGATCTATTACCCGAAAATTTACACAAGGGTACTGGTATTCACCCAGTGGGGCGTTTAGATGCTGACTCTACCGGGGCATTAATATTAACAAATGATGGGGACTTGACATTTGCGCTAACTCATCCTAGTCATAATATTTCTAAGACATATCATGTTGTGGTTAAAGGACATCCCCCAGAAGCAGTTCTGAAGATGTGGCGTGAAGGTGTTGTACTAGAAGGGAGAAAAACACGACCTGCTAAAGTACGTTTGATTGAACGTTTGGCAAACCAAAGCAAATTAGAAATAATTTTGCAAGAGGGTAGAAATCGTCAGATTCGCCGTGTAGCTGAACAGTTAGGATATCCTGTAATCCAACTGCATCGCACTGCAATCGGTTCAATTCAATTACAAATACCAAAAGCTGGTTTTATCGGTGCTGGTGACTATCGTCATCTCACCCCAGAGGAAATTATTTTTTTAAAGAATCAGTTCAATAATGGACAATTAACAATGAACAATTGA
- the cbiT gene encoding precorrin-6Y C5,15-methyltransferase subunit CbiT, with product MPSQLWPYVTPGIPDDLFENLPGIPLTQRELRLLLISQLRLQPDSVLWDIGAGTGTIPVEVGLLCPQGRVIAVERDEEVANLIKRNCDRFEVKNVKVIKGSAPECLHDIQPTPDRVCIEGAKAIQEILQAVWLYLPLSGRVVATAANLESLYAISQSFSQLRARNIEVVQSAVNRLETRGFSQTFVATDPIFILSGEKLD from the coding sequence ATGCCTTCCCAACTTTGGCCTTATGTTACTCCTGGTATTCCTGATGACTTATTTGAGAACTTACCAGGTATACCCCTAACTCAGCGAGAATTAAGATTGTTGTTAATTTCCCAACTGCGACTACAACCAGATTCGGTATTATGGGATATTGGTGCAGGAACAGGTACAATTCCTGTAGAGGTGGGGTTATTGTGTCCCCAAGGAAGAGTTATTGCGGTAGAACGAGATGAAGAAGTGGCTAATTTGATTAAACGTAACTGCGATCGCTTTGAGGTCAAAAATGTAAAAGTAATTAAGGGCAGCGCCCCAGAGTGTTTACATGATATACAACCCACCCCTGATCGGGTTTGTATAGAAGGAGCAAAAGCTATCCAGGAAATTTTACAAGCTGTCTGGCTTTATTTGCCTTTATCCGGTCGAGTTGTCGCAACAGCTGCTAATCTAGAAAGTCTGTATGCTATTTCTCAAAGCTTTTCTCAGTTAAGAGCCAGAAATATCGAGGTTGTACAGTCTGCTGTTAACCGCTTAGAAACTCGCGGTTTTTCCCAAACCTTTGTTGCTACTGATCCGATTTTTATTCTCAGTGGTGAAAAACTAGATTGA
- a CDS encoding helix-turn-helix domain-containing protein: MKWLRKKDNQPSQPSIEQQQAEKLAQMGAKLAALRQQKGLSMDEIVLTTRIPRRLLTAIESGDLTDLPEPIYIQGLIRQFADALGVKGAEFASHFPLGSQKVSFQSNWQPQPLFQLRPLHLYLLYIFVIVCSVTGLSQLLNQTTVEANNSQNQPKTPTGDNLTPQKLQAKDLKAIPSDINSSETETVEIGVTLQSSSWIRIVADGKTAFEGVLPKGSHRKWKAAEELTVKTDNAGGVLMSVNQQQPKQMGQPGKFQEVSIAAQVRSGNVVRQ; encoded by the coding sequence ATGAAATGGTTAAGAAAAAAAGACAACCAGCCCAGTCAACCATCCATAGAACAACAACAGGCGGAAAAATTAGCGCAAATGGGGGCTAAACTCGCCGCTTTACGTCAACAAAAGGGTTTATCTATGGATGAAATTGTGTTAACCACTAGAATTCCTCGCAGACTATTAACAGCGATTGAATCAGGTGATTTAACCGATTTACCAGAACCTATTTATATTCAGGGTTTAATCAGGCAATTTGCTGATGCACTGGGGGTGAAGGGGGCAGAATTTGCCAGCCATTTTCCTCTTGGTTCTCAAAAAGTCAGTTTTCAAAGCAACTGGCAACCTCAACCTTTGTTTCAACTACGTCCTCTTCATCTTTACCTGCTTTACATTTTCGTCATAGTATGCTCTGTAACTGGGTTATCTCAGTTATTGAATCAAACTACTGTAGAAGCAAACAATAGCCAAAATCAACCAAAAACGCCAACAGGTGACAATTTAACACCTCAGAAACTGCAAGCCAAGGATTTAAAGGCAATTCCATCTGATATCAACAGTTCAGAAACTGAAACTGTAGAAATTGGTGTTACCTTGCAGTCCTCATCTTGGATTCGTATTGTCGCTGATGGTAAAACTGCGTTTGAGGGAGTTCTACCAAAAGGATCTCACCGCAAATGGAAAGCTGCTGAAGAACTGACCGTAAAAACTGACAATGCCGGGGGTGTGTTGATGAGCGTTAATCAGCAACAACCGAAACAAATGGGACAACCAGGGAAATTTCAGGAAGTCAGCATTGCCGCTCAGGTCAGGTCTGGAAACGTCGTGCGCCAGTAG
- a CDS encoding SPFH domain-containing protein has product MEPIIAIVLALIGYALGSAKLVNQGNEALVERLGKYHRKLKPGLNFIVPFLDQIVMEDTTREQILDVKPQNVITKDGIYMEIDAVVYWRIVEIEKSFYAVDDLQQALSNLATTTVREIIAQKTVEETNMSRADMDKSILDQLNPTSRTWGVEILRLDFQRITPPESVQKSMEEERAAEIRKRAVIAAAEGERQAAIKKAEGTKTSMEIISEAIRSHPESKDILRYLVAQDYVQASQKLGESNNAKIVFVDPANSTDMFQELIAESITKEDDGKTSGNGKN; this is encoded by the coding sequence ATGGAGCCAATTATTGCTATAGTTTTAGCACTCATAGGTTATGCTTTAGGATCTGCAAAACTGGTTAATCAAGGTAATGAAGCTCTAGTTGAACGATTGGGAAAATATCATCGAAAACTGAAACCAGGACTTAATTTCATTGTTCCCTTTCTTGATCAAATTGTCATGGAAGATACCACCAGGGAACAGATTTTAGATGTTAAGCCCCAGAATGTCATTACTAAAGATGGTATTTACATGGAAATAGATGCAGTCGTTTACTGGCGCATTGTCGAGATAGAAAAAAGCTTTTATGCAGTTGATGATTTGCAACAGGCACTTTCAAATTTAGCTACAACTACAGTGAGGGAAATTATAGCCCAGAAAACTGTAGAGGAAACTAATATGTCTAGAGCAGATATGGACAAAAGCATATTAGATCAATTAAATCCAACTTCACGGACTTGGGGAGTCGAAATTCTGCGGTTGGATTTTCAGCGAATTACACCCCCTGAAAGTGTACAGAAGTCAATGGAAGAGGAAAGAGCCGCAGAAATTAGAAAACGGGCGGTAATCGCTGCTGCTGAAGGTGAGAGACAAGCAGCTATTAAGAAAGCGGAAGGAACTAAGACTTCAATGGAAATTATTTCTGAAGCTATACGTTCCCATCCCGAAAGCAAAGATATTTTAAGATATCTTGTAGCTCAAGATTATGTACAAGCCAGTCAAAAATTGGGCGAAAGTAATAACGCTAAAATTGTGTTTGTAGATCCAGCTAATTCTACAGATATGTTCCAAGAATTAATTGCTGAATCTATTACTAAAGAAGATGATGGTAAAACTTCTGGTAATGGCAAGAATTAA
- the tpiA gene encoding triose-phosphate isomerase: protein MRKIVIAGNWKMFKTQAESENFLRGFLPHLEETPSEREVILCPPFTDLSVMSKYLHGSRVNLGAQNVHWEENGAYTGEIAAPMLTEVGVRYVIIGHSERRQYFGETDETVNLRLKAAQKYGLTPILCVGETKQQRDAGETEKLISTQLEKDLVDVDQTNLIIAYEPIWAIGTGDTCEATEANRVIGLIRSQLTNPHVSIQYGGSVKPNNIDEIMAQPEIDGALVGGASLEADSFARIVNYQ, encoded by the coding sequence GTGCGAAAAATAGTTATTGCCGGCAACTGGAAAATGTTCAAAACCCAGGCAGAATCAGAAAACTTCCTACGCGGATTTCTGCCTCACCTAGAGGAAACACCCTCAGAAAGAGAGGTAATATTGTGTCCTCCCTTCACAGATTTAAGTGTAATGTCCAAATATTTACACGGTAGCCGTGTCAACTTGGGCGCACAAAACGTTCACTGGGAAGAAAATGGAGCCTACACGGGTGAAATTGCTGCTCCCATGCTCACAGAAGTCGGTGTGCGATATGTCATCATTGGACACAGCGAAAGACGACAATATTTTGGTGAAACAGATGAAACAGTAAATCTCCGCCTCAAAGCAGCCCAAAAATACGGACTTACACCCATTCTCTGCGTTGGTGAAACCAAACAGCAACGAGACGCAGGGGAAACCGAAAAACTGATTAGCACCCAGTTAGAAAAAGACTTAGTAGATGTTGATCAAACTAACTTGATTATTGCTTATGAACCAATTTGGGCGATTGGTACTGGTGACACCTGTGAAGCCACAGAAGCAAATCGAGTCATAGGTTTAATTCGCTCTCAATTAACGAATCCTCACGTATCAATTCAATATGGCGGCTCAGTCAAGCCCAATAATATTGATGAAATCATGGCACAACCAGAAATTGACGGCGCTCTCGTCGGCGGTGCAAGTTTAGAAGCTGATAGTTTTGCCAGAATTGTCAATTATCAATAA
- a CDS encoding phosphatidate cytidylyltransferase: MPWSRIISGIIAIALALSSTLLGGWYFTLAMAIVVFLGQQEYFNLVRSRGIAPAAKTTIFVSLILLAICTLNASLADAIMPIAGTFICFYLLFQPKFATIADISASIMGLFYVGYLPSYWVRLRNLNSTNIISNLPFGGYWPENWNQIFTPENITGLPEGLTFTVLTFLCIWAADIGAYFFGKFFGKTPLSNISPKKTVEGAIFGISGSLIVAVAGAYFLHLPYSLITGITLGLFIGIASLLGDLTESMLKRDAGVKDSGQLIPGHGGILDRTDSYIFTAPLVYYFVTLILPLLK; this comes from the coding sequence ATGCCTTGGTCAAGAATTATTAGTGGAATTATTGCGATCGCCCTTGCTTTATCTTCTACCCTTTTAGGTGGTTGGTACTTTACCTTAGCTATGGCGATCGTTGTCTTTTTAGGTCAACAAGAATATTTTAATTTAGTTAGATCCAGAGGTATTGCTCCCGCAGCTAAAACTACTATATTTGTCAGTTTAATTTTACTGGCTATTTGTACTCTCAATGCCAGTTTAGCGGATGCTATCATGCCCATAGCAGGAACTTTTATCTGTTTTTACCTGCTTTTTCAACCCAAATTTGCTACCATTGCCGATATTTCCGCTTCTATTATGGGGCTGTTTTATGTCGGTTATTTACCTAGTTACTGGGTACGTTTGCGAAATCTCAATAGTACAAATATTATTAGCAATCTTCCCTTTGGTGGTTATTGGCCTGAAAACTGGAATCAAATTTTTACCCCAGAAAATATAACTGGTTTACCCGAAGGTTTAACATTTACAGTTTTAACTTTTTTATGTATTTGGGCTGCTGATATTGGTGCTTATTTTTTTGGTAAATTTTTCGGTAAAACTCCTTTATCAAATATCAGTCCGAAAAAAACTGTAGAAGGGGCAATTTTTGGTATTAGCGGCAGTCTCATAGTAGCAGTAGCCGGTGCTTATTTTCTGCATTTACCTTACTCCCTGATTACTGGTATAACCTTGGGTTTATTTATAGGTATTGCCAGTCTTTTAGGCGATTTAACTGAATCTATGTTAAAACGAGATGCAGGAGTAAAAGATTCAGGACAATTGATACCCGGTCACGGTGGTATATTAGACCGGACTGATAGTTATATTTTTACCGCCCCTTTAGTTTACTATTTTGTAACTCTAATTTTGCCTTTGTTAAAGTAA